The following are encoded together in the Pseudomonas sp. IB20 genome:
- a CDS encoding OprD family outer membrane porin: MVGVAMASFMLSAHADFIDDSHADVTLLNRYLNQQGRDVVNSNAKAHSVRDWGQGFEFNFKSGYTDGPVGFGLDLQAFYGLKLDSGGDLNDKDHQGRYPGSMFPLDDGKSADQFGVLSPTFKMRFAKDELRVGTLYGNNPVLANTDGRLYQQTNTGVQLVSKDLSDFTFTGGDIFKTKIRNETGDQGMITAGGTQESDRFLFGGADYTGIQNTTVSLWYSNLEDYYQQFFLGAKRHDALSVGAIDTDVRVFRSLGVGANADGDKDFAGAGLYGDGTSKGRINQTTASLLESYSLDGHTVGLGIQKNSGDSDFPYLDSGLNSGDARQGPGSGADTPALTNMQLNKFQHAGERTWLAQYKYDFGKLGLAGLTFSAAYAHGDDIRTAQGTTSEWERNIAVAYQVPTGTLKGLGVTWKNAHASPDITGATVQDENRFYVSYVVPLW, from the coding sequence ATGGTGGGGGTCGCCATGGCGAGCTTTATGCTGTCCGCCCACGCCGATTTTATTGACGACAGCCACGCCGATGTGACCTTGCTCAACCGCTACCTCAACCAGCAAGGGCGTGATGTGGTGAACAGCAACGCCAAGGCCCACAGCGTGCGTGATTGGGGCCAGGGTTTCGAGTTCAACTTCAAGTCCGGCTACACCGATGGGCCGGTCGGGTTTGGTCTGGACTTGCAGGCGTTCTACGGCTTGAAACTGGACTCCGGTGGTGACCTCAACGACAAGGATCACCAGGGCCGTTACCCCGGCAGCATGTTCCCGCTGGACGACGGCAAATCCGCCGACCAGTTTGGCGTGCTGAGCCCCACGTTCAAGATGCGCTTCGCCAAGGATGAGCTGCGCGTGGGCACGCTGTACGGCAACAACCCAGTGCTGGCCAACACTGACGGGCGCCTGTACCAGCAGACCAATACCGGTGTGCAACTGGTGTCCAAGGACCTCAGCGACTTCACCTTTACCGGTGGCGATATCTTCAAGACCAAGATTCGCAACGAAACCGGCGACCAGGGCATGATCACCGCCGGCGGTACCCAAGAAAGTGATCGCTTCCTGTTCGGCGGTGCGGACTACACCGGCATCCAGAACACCACCGTCAGCCTGTGGTATTCCAACCTTGAGGATTACTACCAGCAGTTCTTCCTCGGCGCCAAGCGTCATGACGCATTGTCTGTGGGCGCGATCGACACCGACGTGCGGGTGTTCCGCAGCCTCGGTGTGGGCGCCAACGCCGATGGCGACAAGGACTTTGCCGGGGCCGGCCTCTACGGTGACGGCACCAGCAAAGGCCGCATCAACCAGACCACCGCCAGCTTGCTTGAGAGCTACAGCCTGGACGGCCATACCGTGGGCCTTGGCATCCAGAAAAACAGCGGCGACAGCGACTTCCCGTACCTCGATTCCGGCCTGAACAGCGGTGACGCGCGCCAGGGCCCAGGCTCAGGTGCCGACACCCCGGCACTGACCAACATGCAGTTGAACAAATTCCAGCACGCGGGCGAACGCACCTGGCTTGCGCAGTACAAATATGACTTCGGCAAACTCGGTCTCGCTGGCCTGACGTTCTCCGCCGCCTATGCCCACGGCGATGACATCCGCACTGCACAAGGCACCACCAGCGAATGGGAACGCAACATTGCGGTGGCCTACCAAGTACCGACCGGCACCCTCAAAGGGCTTGGCGTGACCTGGAAAAACGCGCACGCCAGCCCGGACATTACCGGTGCCACCGTGCAAGATGAAAATCGCTTCTATGTCAGCTATGTCGTTCCACTCTGGTAG
- the mgrA gene encoding L-glyceraldehyde 3-phosphate reductase: protein MTYIAAENRYESIPYRRVGRSGLVLPALSLGLWHNFGDSTPIDTQRALLRTAFDLGINHFDLANNYGPPYGSAEINFGRLLREDFKHYRDELIISSKAGWDMWPGPYGQGGGSRKYILASLDQSLQRLGVDYVDIFYSHRFDPDTPLEETASALATAVQQGKALYIGISSYSGVKTREIAALLNEWKVPLLIHQPAYNLLNRWVEKDLLETTEELGAGVIAFTPLAQGLLTDKYLNGVPADARVNRPGGGSLQAKHLSEANIAHVRALNEIAKRRGQSLAQLALAWTLRDPRVTSALIGASRPEQIIENVGALKNLSFSVEELAEIDRFAQEGGINLWEKPSTAE from the coding sequence ATGACGTATATTGCTGCCGAAAACCGCTATGAATCTATTCCCTATCGCCGCGTAGGCCGCAGTGGATTGGTGCTACCTGCACTGTCCTTGGGGCTGTGGCACAACTTTGGCGACAGCACCCCAATCGACACCCAGCGCGCTTTGCTGCGCACCGCGTTCGACCTGGGGATCAACCACTTCGACCTGGCCAACAACTATGGCCCGCCCTACGGCAGCGCCGAGATCAACTTCGGCCGTTTGCTGCGCGAAGACTTCAAGCACTACCGCGATGAATTGATCATCTCCAGCAAAGCCGGTTGGGACATGTGGCCCGGCCCTTACGGCCAGGGCGGCGGTTCGCGCAAATACATACTGGCGAGCCTGGACCAGAGCCTGCAACGCCTGGGCGTCGACTACGTGGATATTTTCTACTCCCACCGTTTTGACCCCGACACCCCGCTGGAAGAAACCGCCAGCGCCCTCGCTACCGCCGTGCAACAAGGCAAGGCGTTGTACATCGGTATCTCGTCTTATTCAGGCGTGAAAACCCGTGAAATCGCAGCCTTGCTCAACGAGTGGAAAGTGCCGCTGCTGATCCACCAGCCGGCCTACAACCTGCTTAACCGCTGGGTGGAAAAAGACCTGCTGGAGACCACCGAAGAACTCGGTGCCGGGGTGATTGCGTTCACGCCGCTGGCCCAGGGTTTGCTCACCGACAAGTACCTCAATGGCGTGCCGGCGGATGCGCGGGTTAACCGCCCGGGTGGCGGCTCGTTACAGGCCAAGCACCTGTCCGAAGCCAACATCGCCCACGTGCGTGCGCTGAATGAAATCGCCAAGCGTCGCGGCCAGAGTTTGGCGCAACTGGCGTTGGCCTGGACCCTGCGTGACCCACGGGTGACCAGTGCGCTGATCGGCGCAAGCCGGCCGGAGCAGATCATCGAGAACGTAGGGGCGTTGAAGAACTTGAGCTTCAGCGTGGAAGAGCTGGCGGAGATTGATCGGTTTGCGCAGGAAGGCGGGATTAACCTTTGGGAGAAGCCATCCACCGCTGAATAA
- the gshA gene encoding glutamate--cysteine ligase, whose amino-acid sequence MSELLNRRLALLGKREHLSLLEQCLHGIERECLRVTGEGRLAQTPHPEALGAALTHEQITTDYSESLLEFITPALPNPADTLSSLDKIHRFAYSKLGNEYLWSPSMPCPLPAEEDIPIAYYGTSNIGQLKYVYRKGLALRYGKTMQCIAGIHYNFSLPEALWPLLKETEGFVGTDRDYQSTAYIALIRNFRRYSWLLMYLFGASPALDAGFLRGRSHQLEVLDADTLYLPYATSLRMSDLGYQSNAQAGLTPCYNDLASYTDSLREAVATPYAPYVEVGTHKDGEWVQLNTNILQIENEYYSNIRPKRVTYTGERPIQALMARGIQYIEVRCLDINPFLPMGIDLPESRFLDAFLLYCALNDSPLFANNECGNATSNFLSVVKEGRRPGLQLQRQDQPVDMKEWATELLEQIAPLAALLDESQGITEHSQALDVQLAKVKDPSLTPSAQVLAAMAERKESFAQFSLHQSEVHAEYFRKEPLPAQEQARFEELARNSLAQQAELEQNEVGDFDVFVGSYQASILAISN is encoded by the coding sequence TTGAGCGAACTTCTCAACCGCCGCCTGGCCTTGCTCGGCAAGCGCGAACACCTCTCCCTGCTAGAGCAGTGCTTGCACGGCATCGAGCGCGAATGCCTACGCGTCACAGGTGAAGGTCGCCTGGCGCAAACGCCGCACCCCGAAGCCCTGGGCGCCGCGTTGACCCACGAGCAGATCACCACTGACTACTCGGAATCGCTGCTGGAGTTCATCACCCCAGCCCTGCCCAACCCGGCCGATACCCTGAGCAGCCTGGACAAAATCCATCGCTTTGCCTACAGCAAGCTCGGCAACGAGTACCTGTGGAGCCCTTCGATGCCGTGCCCGTTGCCGGCCGAGGAAGATATTCCGATTGCCTACTACGGCACCTCCAATATCGGACAGCTCAAGTACGTGTACCGCAAGGGCCTGGCCCTGCGTTACGGCAAGACCATGCAGTGCATCGCCGGCATCCACTACAACTTTTCCCTGCCGGAAGCGCTGTGGCCGTTGCTCAAGGAGACGGAAGGCTTCGTGGGCACCGACCGCGACTACCAGTCCACGGCCTATATCGCACTGATCCGTAATTTCCGTCGTTACAGCTGGCTGCTGATGTACCTGTTTGGTGCTTCGCCGGCCCTGGACGCCGGTTTCCTGCGCGGGCGTTCGCACCAGTTGGAAGTGCTGGACGCCGACACGCTCTACCTGCCCTACGCCACCAGCCTGCGCATGAGCGACCTGGGTTACCAGAGCAACGCCCAGGCCGGCCTCACACCGTGCTACAACGATCTGGCCAGCTACACCGACAGCCTGCGCGAAGCGGTGGCAACACCCTACGCGCCCTACGTCGAAGTCGGCACGCATAAGGACGGTGAGTGGGTTCAGCTCAACACCAACATCCTGCAGATCGAAAACGAGTACTACTCCAATATCCGCCCCAAGCGCGTGACCTACACCGGCGAGCGGCCGATCCAGGCGCTGATGGCGCGTGGCATCCAGTACATCGAAGTGCGCTGCCTGGACATCAACCCGTTCCTGCCGATGGGCATCGACCTACCGGAGTCGCGTTTCCTCGACGCGTTCCTGCTGTATTGCGCATTGAACGACAGCCCGCTGTTCGCCAATAACGAATGCGGCAATGCCACCTCCAACTTCCTCAGCGTGGTCAAGGAAGGCCGTCGTCCGGGCCTGCAGTTGCAGCGTCAGGACCAGCCTGTGGACATGAAGGAATGGGCCACCGAGCTGCTGGAGCAGATCGCGCCGTTGGCGGCCCTGCTCGATGAGAGCCAGGGCATCACCGAGCACAGCCAGGCGTTGGATGTTCAGTTGGCGAAGGTCAAGGATCCGTCCCTGACGCCATCTGCCCAGGTGTTGGCGGCGATGGCAGAACGTAAAGAGAGTTTTGCGCAGTTCTCCCTGCACCAGAGCGAGGTGCACGCCGAATATTTCCGTAAAGAGCCGTTGCCGGCGCAAGAGCAGGCACGCTTTGAAGAACTGGCGCGCAATTCGCTGGCGCAGCAGGCGGAGCTGGAGCAGAACGAAGTGGGCGACTTTGATGTGTTTGTCGGGTCGTACCAGGCGAGCATCTTGGCGATCAGCAACTAA
- the tauD gene encoding taurine dioxygenase has protein sequence MSSLTVTPISTALGALISGVDITQPLNLEERDAIEQALLKHSVLFFRDQAINPQQQARFAANFGDLHIHPIYPNVPEQPEVLILDTAVTDVRDNAVWHTDVTFLPTPALGAVLSAKLLPAFGGDTLWASGIAEYEALSAPLKRLLDGLTATHDFTKSFPLERFGNTVEDLARWEETRKKNPPLSHPVVRTHPVSGRKSLFVSDGFTTKINELEPAESEAILKLLFAHATRPEFTIRWRWQENDVAFWDNRVTQHYAVDDYRPQRRVMHRATILGDVPF, from the coding sequence ATGAGCAGCCTGACCGTTACGCCAATAAGCACCGCCTTGGGCGCCCTGATCAGTGGCGTCGATATCACCCAGCCGCTGAACCTTGAAGAACGCGACGCCATCGAGCAGGCGTTGCTCAAGCACTCGGTGCTGTTCTTCAGAGACCAAGCCATCAACCCGCAGCAACAGGCGCGGTTCGCGGCGAATTTTGGCGACCTGCATATTCATCCGATTTACCCTAACGTGCCGGAACAGCCCGAAGTGCTGATCCTCGACACCGCCGTCACCGACGTGCGCGACAACGCCGTGTGGCACACCGACGTAACCTTCCTGCCCACTCCGGCCCTCGGCGCGGTACTGAGTGCCAAGCTGTTGCCGGCGTTTGGCGGCGATACGCTGTGGGCCAGCGGGATTGCAGAGTATGAGGCGCTGTCGGCGCCGCTCAAGCGGCTGCTCGACGGATTGACTGCCACCCACGACTTCACCAAATCCTTCCCGCTGGAGCGCTTTGGCAACACCGTCGAGGACTTGGCCCGCTGGGAAGAAACCCGCAAGAAAAACCCACCGCTGTCGCACCCGGTGGTGCGCACGCATCCGGTGAGTGGGCGCAAGTCGCTGTTTGTCAGCGATGGGTTTACCACCAAGATCAACGAGCTGGAACCGGCCGAAAGCGAAGCGATTTTGAAGCTGCTGTTCGCCCACGCGACCCGCCCCGAATTCACCATTCGCTGGCGCTGGCAGGAGAATGACGTCGCGTTCTGGGATAACCGCGTGACCCAGCATTACGCGGTGGATGACTACCGGCCGCAGCGGCGGGTGATGCATCGGGCGACGATTTTGGGCGACGTACCCTTCTAA
- the epsC gene encoding serine O-acetyltransferase EpsC has protein sequence MSERSSHWQLQTIVSQLRGARDQWRTRNGRLSGEHGGRELPSREAVAQILESLCGALFPMRLGPVDLREESEDFYVGHTLDVALNALFGQARLELRYAARQGGEDDSAVDALAIRLIQDFALALPSLRSLLDTDVLAAYHGDPAARSVDEVLLCYPGILAVIHHRLAHHLYRAGLPLLARISAEIAHSATGIDIHPGAQIGPSFFIDHGTGVVIGETAIIGERVRIYQAVTLGAKRFPADEDGQLQKGHPRHPIVEDDVVIYAGATILGRITIGKGSTIGGNVWLTRSVPAGANITQANLQHEDGAQK, from the coding sequence GTGAGTGAGCGTTCCAGCCATTGGCAATTGCAGACCATCGTCAGCCAACTGCGCGGCGCCCGGGACCAGTGGCGTACGCGCAATGGCCGCTTGAGTGGCGAGCACGGCGGCCGAGAGTTGCCGTCGCGCGAGGCGGTGGCGCAGATTCTTGAGTCGCTGTGCGGCGCGCTGTTTCCGATGCGCCTGGGGCCGGTGGACTTGCGCGAGGAAAGTGAAGATTTCTACGTCGGCCATACCCTCGACGTCGCCTTGAATGCCTTGTTCGGCCAGGCGCGCCTGGAGCTGCGCTACGCCGCACGCCAGGGCGGCGAGGATGACAGCGCGGTCGACGCCCTGGCTATCCGCCTGATCCAGGATTTTGCCCTGGCCTTGCCTTCCCTGCGCAGCCTGCTGGACACCGACGTGTTGGCCGCCTACCACGGCGACCCGGCCGCCCGCAGTGTGGATGAAGTGCTGCTGTGCTACCCGGGGATCCTGGCGGTGATTCACCATCGCCTGGCGCACCACTTATATCGCGCCGGGTTGCCACTGCTGGCGCGGATCAGCGCGGAGATTGCCCACTCGGCCACCGGCATCGACATTCACCCCGGCGCGCAGATCGGCCCGAGTTTCTTTATCGACCACGGCACGGGCGTGGTGATTGGCGAAACCGCGATCATCGGCGAGCGAGTGCGCATTTATCAGGCGGTGACCTTGGGCGCCAAGCGCTTCCCGGCGGATGAGGACGGGCAGTTGCAGAAGGGCCATCCACGCCATCCGATTGTTGAGGACGATGTGGTGATTTATGCCGGGGCGACGATCCTGGGGCGAATTACCATCGGCAAGGGCTCGACGATTGGCGGCAATGTGTGGCTAACCCGCAGCGTGCCGGCGGGGGCGAATATTACCCAGGCGAATTTGCAGCATGAGGATGGGGCGCAGAAGTAG
- the tauB gene encoding taurine ABC transporter ATP-binding subunit produces the protein MALLQLERISAQYPGATEPVLSDISLDLGPQQLLVALGPSGSGKTSLLNLIAGFVEPSAGRITLDGVPVKGPSAERGVVFQDDALLPWQDVLANVGFGLELAGVPKAQREVRAREMLALVDLAGFGSRRIWQLSGGQKQRVGLARALAADPRVLLMDEPFGALDAFTREQMQELLLQVWRRTAKPVFLITHDIEEAVFLATDLILLAPNPGQIVERLHLDFGQRYAAGESARAIKSDPRFIETREHVLSKVFSQRQVSA, from the coding sequence ATGGCCTTGCTACAACTGGAGCGCATCAGCGCACAGTACCCAGGCGCCACAGAACCGGTACTGTCTGACATTTCACTGGACCTTGGGCCCCAGCAATTGCTGGTGGCCCTGGGCCCGTCCGGCAGTGGCAAGACTTCGCTGTTGAACCTGATTGCCGGCTTTGTTGAACCCTCTGCCGGGCGCATCACCCTCGATGGCGTGCCGGTCAAAGGCCCAAGCGCCGAGCGCGGCGTGGTGTTCCAGGACGACGCCCTGCTGCCCTGGCAGGACGTACTGGCTAACGTCGGCTTCGGCCTCGAACTGGCTGGCGTGCCCAAGGCGCAACGCGAAGTGCGCGCCCGGGAAATGCTCGCGCTGGTCGACCTGGCGGGTTTCGGCAGCCGGCGCATCTGGCAGCTTTCCGGCGGCCAAAAGCAACGTGTGGGCCTGGCCCGCGCCCTGGCGGCCGACCCGCGCGTGTTGCTGATGGACGAACCCTTCGGCGCCCTCGATGCTTTCACCCGCGAACAAATGCAGGAATTGCTCCTGCAAGTCTGGCGGCGCACGGCCAAGCCGGTGTTCCTGATTACCCACGACATTGAAGAAGCGGTGTTCCTCGCCACCGATTTGATCCTGCTGGCGCCCAACCCCGGCCAGATCGTCGAGCGACTGCACCTGGACTTCGGCCAGCGCTACGCCGCCGGTGAATCGGCGCGGGCGATCAAGTCCGACCCGCGCTTTATCGAAACCCGCGAACACGTGCTGAGCAAAGTGTTCTCGCAACGGCAGGTGTCCGCATGA
- the betT gene encoding choline transporter BetT → MNAPVFYFAASFILLFGITVIAIPQQAGAWLLAAQNWAANTVGWYYMLAMTLYLVFVVVTALSGYGKIKLGADHDEPEFSYLSWAGMLFAAGISITLFFFCVSEPLTHLVQPPQGAPMNADAARQAMQILFLHWGLHGWGVFAFVGMALAYFAYRHNLPLALRSALYPLIGKRINGPIGYAVDGFGIIATVFGLGADMGFGVLHLNSGLDYLFGIAHTQWIQVGLITLMMGAAILVAVAGVDKGVRVMSDINMLLACALLLFVLFAGPTQHLLNTLIQNIGDYLGALPTKSFDVYAYDKPSDWLGGWTVFYWAWWIAWSPFVGLFIARISRGRTIREFVFGVLLIPLGFTLAWMSIFGNSAIDQVLNHGMTALGQSAIDDPSMSLYLLLETYPWSKTVIAVTVFISFVFFVTSADSGTVVLSTLSSKGGNADEDGPKWLRVFWGAMTALVTSALLFAGSIDSLKSAVVLTSLPFSLILLLMMWGLHKAFYLESQKQIAQMHSLAPVSGSRKGTGGWRQRLTQAVHFPSRDEVYRFLETTVRPAIEEVTAVFVEKGLNVVTQPDPSNDSVSLEIGHGEEHPFVYQVQMRGYFTPSFARGGMGSKQLNNRRYYRAEVHLSEGSQDYDLVGYTKEQIINDILDQYERHLQFLHLVR, encoded by the coding sequence ATGAATGCGCCCGTTTTCTACTTTGCCGCCAGCTTCATCCTGCTATTTGGCATCACGGTCATCGCGATCCCGCAACAGGCCGGTGCCTGGCTGCTGGCCGCGCAAAACTGGGCGGCCAACACGGTCGGCTGGTATTACATGCTGGCGATGACCCTGTATCTGGTCTTCGTGGTGGTCACCGCGCTATCGGGCTACGGCAAGATAAAACTCGGTGCCGACCACGACGAACCCGAATTCAGTTACCTGTCCTGGGCCGGCATGCTGTTCGCCGCTGGGATCAGCATCACGCTGTTTTTTTTCTGTGTGTCCGAGCCGCTGACGCACCTGGTGCAACCGCCTCAGGGCGCGCCGATGAACGCCGATGCTGCCCGCCAGGCCATGCAGATCCTGTTTCTGCACTGGGGCCTGCACGGCTGGGGCGTGTTCGCCTTTGTCGGCATGGCCCTGGCGTATTTCGCCTACCGGCATAACCTGCCGCTGGCGTTGCGCTCGGCGCTTTACCCGCTGATTGGTAAGCGCATCAATGGCCCTATCGGCTACGCGGTGGATGGCTTCGGCATCATCGCCACGGTGTTTGGCCTCGGCGCCGACATGGGCTTTGGTGTGTTGCACCTCAACTCCGGGCTGGATTACCTGTTCGGCATTGCCCACACCCAGTGGATCCAGGTCGGCCTGATCACGCTGATGATGGGCGCCGCGATCCTCGTCGCCGTTGCTGGCGTCGACAAGGGCGTGCGGGTGATGTCCGACATCAACATGCTGCTGGCCTGCGCGCTGCTGCTGTTTGTGTTGTTCGCCGGGCCCACCCAGCACTTGCTCAACACCCTGATCCAGAACATCGGTGACTACCTCGGCGCCTTGCCGACCAAGAGTTTCGATGTGTACGCCTACGACAAACCCAGCGACTGGCTGGGCGGTTGGACGGTGTTCTACTGGGCCTGGTGGATCGCATGGTCGCCGTTCGTGGGCCTGTTTATCGCGCGTATTTCCCGTGGCCGCACTATCCGTGAGTTCGTCTTTGGCGTGCTGCTGATCCCGCTCGGCTTCACGCTGGCGTGGATGTCGATCTTTGGCAACAGTGCCATCGACCAAGTGCTCAACCACGGGATGACCGCGCTCGGCCAGTCGGCCATTGATGACCCGTCGATGAGCCTCTACCTGCTGCTGGAAACCTACCCGTGGAGCAAGACGGTCATCGCGGTCACGGTGTTTATCAGCTTCGTGTTCTTCGTCACCTCAGCCGACTCCGGCACCGTGGTGCTGTCGACCCTGTCGTCCAAAGGCGGCAACGCCGATGAAGACGGGCCGAAATGGCTACGCGTGTTCTGGGGCGCGATGACTGCATTGGTCACCAGTGCCTTGCTGTTCGCCGGCAGTATCGACTCGCTGAAATCCGCGGTGGTGCTGACCTCGTTGCCGTTCTCGCTGATCCTGCTGCTGATGATGTGGGGGCTGCACAAGGCGTTCTACCTCGAATCGCAAAAGCAGATCGCCCAGATGCATTCCCTCGCGCCGGTGTCCGGTTCACGCAAGGGCACGGGCGGTTGGCGCCAGCGTCTGACCCAAGCCGTGCATTTCCCGTCGCGCGATGAGGTGTACCGGTTCCTTGAAACCACGGTGCGCCCGGCGATCGAAGAAGTGACGGCGGTGTTTGTCGAAAAAGGCCTCAACGTCGTCACCCAGCCCGACCCGTCCAACGACAGCGTCAGCCTGGAAATCGGCCACGGCGAAGAGCATCCGTTCGTGTATCAGGTGCAGATGCGTGGCTATTTCACGCCGTCCTTTGCACGCGGTGGCATGGGCTCCAAGCAGCTCAACAACCGTCGCTATTATCGGGCGGAAGTGCACTTGAGTGAGGGCAGCCAGGACTACGACTTGGTGGGCTACACCAAGGAGCAGATCATCAACGACATCCTCGACCAGTACGAGCGTCACCTGCAGTTCCTGCACCTGGTGCGCTAG
- the tauA gene encoding taurine ABC transporter substrate-binding protein translates to MKRLTPLRLLAALSLAGASLFAQAADVTIAYQTTVDPAKVAQADGAYEKATNAKIDWRKFDNGADIIAAIASGDVQIGYLGSSPLTAAVTRKVPVETFLVATQIGGAEALVARNGSGINSPQDLIGKKIAVPFVSTGHYSLLAALKHWNIDPAKVTILNLAPPAIIAAWKRGDIDATYVWDPALGVAKENGKVLITSGELAKFGAPTFDAWIVRKDFAEKHPEIVTAFAKVTLDAYAAYRKDPQAWLADKGNVDKLVKLSGAKASDIPLLLQGNVYPLAADQVTLLGAPTTKAVTDTAVFLKEQGKVDAVLPDYAPYVSAKFINN, encoded by the coding sequence TTGAAACGTTTAACCCCTCTGCGCCTCTTGGCCGCATTGTCCCTGGCCGGTGCCAGCCTGTTTGCCCAGGCGGCGGATGTGACGATCGCTTACCAAACCACCGTGGACCCGGCGAAAGTCGCCCAGGCCGACGGCGCGTATGAAAAAGCCACCAACGCCAAGATCGACTGGCGCAAATTCGACAATGGCGCCGACATCATCGCCGCCATCGCCTCCGGCGACGTGCAAATCGGCTACCTCGGTTCCAGCCCGCTGACCGCTGCCGTTACCCGCAAAGTTCCAGTGGAAACGTTCCTCGTGGCCACCCAAATCGGCGGCGCCGAAGCTTTGGTGGCGCGCAACGGTTCAGGGATCAACAGCCCGCAGGACCTGATCGGCAAAAAGATCGCCGTGCCGTTCGTGTCCACCGGCCACTACAGCCTGTTGGCCGCGTTGAAGCACTGGAACATCGACCCCGCGAAAGTGACCATCCTCAACCTCGCGCCGCCGGCAATCATCGCCGCGTGGAAACGCGGTGACATCGACGCCACCTACGTGTGGGACCCAGCCTTGGGCGTGGCCAAGGAAAACGGCAAGGTGCTGATCACCTCCGGCGAACTGGCCAAGTTCGGCGCGCCGACCTTCGATGCGTGGATCGTGCGTAAGGATTTCGCCGAGAAGCACCCGGAAATCGTCACGGCCTTCGCCAAAGTCACTCTGGATGCCTACGCCGCGTACCGCAAAGACCCACAAGCCTGGCTCGCCGATAAAGGCAACGTCGACAAGCTGGTGAAGCTCTCCGGCGCCAAGGCCAGTGACATCCCACTGCTGCTGCAAGGCAACGTCTACCCGCTGGCTGCTGACCAAGTGACCTTGCTGGGCGCACCGACTACCAAGGCTGTGACCGACACCGCCGTGTTCCTCAAGGAACAAGGCAAGGTCGACGCCGTGCTGCCGGACTACGCCCCGTACGTCAGCGCCAAGTTCATCAACAACTGA
- the tauC gene encoding taurine ABC transporter permease TauC, whose translation MSSYELPATAAKPAAHAVIPVRRSLSTRWVSVLTLVVLLAIWWAVTATGLIEPLFLPPPSAVLQKGWLLATTGYMDSTLWQHLGASLQRIGLGLGFAVLTAVPVGIAIGSNRIARGILDPLIEFYRPIPPLAYLPLIVIWCGIGELSKVLLIYLAIFAPIAIATATGVRTVDPAKLRAAQSLGATRAQLIRHVILPSALPDILTGVRIGLGVGWSTLVAAELIAATSGLGFMVQSAAQFLVTDVVVLGILVIALIAFAMEMGLRALQRKLVPWHGQAH comes from the coding sequence ATGAGCAGCTACGAACTCCCCGCCACCGCCGCCAAGCCGGCAGCGCACGCGGTTATTCCGGTGCGTCGCAGCCTGAGCACACGTTGGGTCAGCGTACTCACCTTGGTCGTCTTGCTGGCGATCTGGTGGGCGGTGACCGCCACCGGCTTGATCGAACCGTTGTTCCTGCCACCGCCGTCCGCTGTGCTGCAAAAAGGCTGGCTGCTGGCGACCACCGGCTACATGGACTCCACCTTGTGGCAGCACTTGGGCGCAAGCCTGCAGCGTATCGGCCTGGGCCTCGGTTTTGCGGTGCTGACCGCCGTGCCGGTGGGCATTGCCATCGGTTCCAACCGCATCGCGCGCGGCATTCTCGACCCGCTGATCGAGTTTTACCGGCCGATTCCGCCCTTGGCCTACTTGCCGCTGATCGTGATCTGGTGCGGCATCGGCGAGCTGTCCAAGGTGCTGCTGATTTACCTGGCGATCTTTGCGCCCATCGCCATCGCCACTGCGACTGGCGTGCGCACCGTCGACCCCGCCAAGCTGCGTGCCGCGCAGTCGTTGGGCGCCACCCGTGCCCAGCTGATTCGCCATGTAATCCTGCCGAGTGCCCTGCCCGATATTCTCACCGGTGTGCGCATCGGCCTGGGTGTGGGCTGGTCGACATTGGTCGCCGCCGAGCTGATCGCAGCCACCAGCGGCCTGGGCTTCATGGTGCAGTCGGCGGCGCAGTTCCTGGTCACCGATGTGGTGGTGCTGGGGATTCTGGTGATCGCCCTGATCGCCTTCGCCATGGAAATGGGCCTGCGTGCCCTGCAGCGTAAACTAGTGCCTTGGCATGGCCAGGCACACTGA
- a CDS encoding PaaI family thioesterase encodes MEIPAGLTQSAFSELIGCRLQRLDEGVAEVALTLEPQLRNRAGKLHGGAIFSLVDITMGLACSSAHGFDQQSATIECKINYIRAVEDGDVLCTSRVIHAGRRTLVVEADVHQGERLIAKAQGTFAVL; translated from the coding sequence ATGGAAATTCCAGCCGGCTTGACCCAGAGCGCGTTCAGCGAGCTGATCGGCTGCCGCCTGCAACGCCTGGATGAAGGCGTTGCCGAGGTGGCCCTGACCCTGGAGCCGCAGTTGCGCAACCGCGCGGGCAAGCTCCATGGCGGGGCAATTTTCAGCCTGGTGGACATCACCATGGGGCTGGCGTGTTCCAGCGCCCATGGTTTCGACCAGCAGAGCGCGACCATCGAGTGCAAAATCAACTATATCCGTGCCGTAGAAGACGGTGACGTGCTGTGCACCAGCCGCGTGATTCACGCCGGTCGACGCACGCTGGTGGTCGAAGCCGATGTGCATCAAGGCGAAAGACTTATCGCAAAAGCACAAGGTACCTTCGCTGTCCTCTAG